The genomic stretch aatactcctaattagtatctaaatatttgatgtgatagaaattttaggacctcctaaagaaccaaacacccccttaatccaTCTACCAAAATCACATGGAGGGTATATACTGATGATTTTAACAGTGGCAGATAGGGATTTCCGTTTAATCAGGGTGCCATAAGGTAACTGAACCTGAAGTAAACAGCTTCCTTTTCAGAATAGATGATCATAAAGTTCTtttccaaggaaaaaaaatactaaagttGTCGATTGATTCGCTGGTTGATTCTTACGAGTAGTCACTACTCCGATCCCCTGACACTTCAAGCAAGTTTCCAGTACATGCAGCTGCATTTTAGATTACTCAATCATTACATATGCGCCAGTGTGCACTACTATACGGTTGGACCTGCAAATGAATACTGCTTTCACACACGCATAATATGTTGAAAAGATTCTACAAGTACTCCCCCACAGCTTTGTTTGAAGCGTTTCCCATTGGCACCAGATTAGCATGGACCATTACTTAATCGCACTGCTGATTCGATCGCTTGCTTAATCGCCACCACAACATCACCTCACCTCACTGCTGACGGAGAAACCGCAAGCACATCGCTGCCACGTTTCGCCGCGCCATCGGCAGCGTACGACCTGGCTACTGGCTAATCGCGCGCATCCTATCTGGCTATCTCAGCTTAGGCATTGAAATATATGGGGCGAAAGGTCATGTCACATGGTTAGTGGCGTAATTCAAGGAAAGGTGAAATATTTTTAGGGTAAAGAGTTGAGTGCCGCACAAGGGTGAAAAGATTGAAACGGTGCGTGCAAACCTATGTTCCGTACGAGTAAAGATCAAATCCTAGAGTGTTGACGCCGTTCAAAGTTCTCTTGATTAGGGATGTTATTTCCACTTTCTTTAAACCTGTCTAGTACTTACAGTAATCTGTTCAAATTAACCACATCGCATCATGTTTTTCTGTTGCATGCAGTAAGATTGAAGCTTCCTTCTCCATGTGTTCAACACTGCATTTGTCATTAGTCATTACTGCAAGTCTAGCTACGTGCAACTGCATCatggaacttctcaagagtgaAATGGGACCTTAGCTTCTAAAAACAGCCATTTGCTCTTGGCAAATTTATCCTAAGATCCATTGACCTTCAGGTCTCGGTGACACCGCCAATTTAAGACGGGTGATGCAAGCTCTGGGCAGATCCAAGGAGATAAGTTGGAGGTTGGGAAGCAGGGGCATGGCTTGTCCGGGAGTAAGGGCGCCTGCATTAGATTACTCACCTCTGGAGCATTAACAAAGCAAGTGGAGATCATGGAGCATGTGAGGGAATCGAGCACATGATGATGGGGATTAGTATTGCCTAGCTCCTGACCGGTTCCTCCCAATCTCGGGCAGACAACTGTGCAAGCTTAGTGCTGATCCCCTAGCTAATCTCGATTGGGAACAGCCTAGATGCGTGTGTAAAGAACATGATTATACAGCTTCAGCACAGCTAGGCTCTGCTAATGAGTGCCATTAGGAAACATTAGTCTCCTTAACACCCAGCAGATAGGCACGCTTGTTTCTTATGAGGAAGTTCTATAAACTTCAGCTCGCCTTTTGTTTAATTAGATGATGAGCTTTAGTTTGCTTGAAAAGGATGGTTCAAGGAGTGGTTGTGATGTACTTACTTTAAAGAATTTTGAAAAGGTTTACCGTCCAATAATTCATCAGCATTTCGTTCGGGGTCGCTGCTAGCTCGCACAATTAGTTGTCTGGTAAGCAGCGTCAACATCGTAGAAAAGAAGCTGCTTAAAACAGCTAATCAGCCATTATCTCATGCAGAACCCATGTTAACCATGGCAAAAGCAAAATCTCTGAAAGTTCTCTTTAGCCCCTTTATTTAATTTTCTtccccaaaagaaaagaaaaacaacagccGGCCGGCTTACAACGCAGATCTCGCGCAATCTGAGCTGATAAGGCTTTAAAGTCTACGTGCTGTTACTTGCACCCAACATCTTCTTCCTCgtggggacgccgccgccgcgccggccggccccctACTACCCTGCCATGAACGTCCACCTATCCATGGCGGCTGGTAGGAATAGGATAAGCCTTACCGGAAACGCACAGGCACAGGTCAACATGGGGGAGGGGCGGGGGCGAGAACTTGCCGGTAATGGAAGGCGGATGAGTACTTGGCCCGCATGCGTTCTGCGTTCATGCATCTACGCCGCAGCTGTCCCGGTCACCAGATCTTCCGAGCAGTCAGGGCAGGGGCAGGCCGTGGGATCGCGCTAGCTGCTCGCTTTGTTTCCGGGCATGTGCGTGTCATCGGCTGCTGTGGGTGGGTTGGATTCGAACAAATCCGAGATCCTGCCTCGTTTTACTTGTACCGTGGGCAGTGGCTTTACAGTTCAGAGACATGGGGTGTGGCATCAGCGGCAGCCGTAAGTGGATACGCCCTGACTGGATAGATGGACAGTTGCCGAGCCGATAAGCAACCCGTTGCTACTTGTGGTAAATCGTACGACCGGATAAGATTTCTTGCATCCGTGAAAAAGTTTTATTTTCCTTGCGAGGGCATCCAATGCAAGTTCATTGTCCAAGAGAAAGTTGTTGCACCGGTCGAAACACGTTGTTGGGATCGAAGTGGCAACGGGAAACCTGCAGTAAAAAACAGTGGAATTTCCGCTGGTGCGCGTCCTGCACATATACTGCCCAGCTCTCCCCAAATCCCGATATGTTCCCACGCTCCAAGAACAGATCACGCTCAgttgacagcagcagcagccagtaGACAATGGGAGGAAGGACGCTACGCCTCTACGCGCACAGGCCATCCGCGCCCCACGACGTCGCGAGCGGTGGATGCCACGCGGGCCCGGGCCCCGCGCGCCAGGGGCTCGGGGCCTCCTCCGTGGTTCGTCCCCAAgccacggcgccggcgactAATCAACCGGCTAGGGAGCAGAGGCAGAGCAGTGGCGCGTTTTGGAATCCCGGAGCATGAAGAAAAGCAGCAGCTGCGTCCAGCAGGCAGCCGTGGAGTTTTCCTCGCCCCCGGATCGGCGGGGTGGCGACACGTCCGGTGGCGCCGGGGCGGGTGGTCCATGGCGCCCGAGCCCCGCGCCGGGCGACGCGTGGAGATCCAGTTCATCTTCACCACCCCGGGGCGCTCGCAGGCGAGCCCGCCCCGCCCCCGGCGCGGCGCAGAGCGCAGTGCAGGCCATGTGCCTACGCCCCTTGTCTCCCGGGCTAGCTACCCCCACAGTGCCCGCTCCTGGCGCTACGGCTCGGCCCCTCTGgctgccgcctcgccgtcgcctcctccctAGCGACCTAGCCTTATCCACTGTTCCTTTTTTCCCTCGCCCGGAAAATTCCCCCCATCCTTGCCGGCTCTCGCTGTATCCGTTTTTGTTTTTGAACGATCAATCTTGCTGTACCCGTGAGCATGCTGATGGATATGCTTTAATCCCTTTGATGTCGTGGCATCACCGGATCGGTGTTCCGCATCAGCGGTGCATTTGCGTGAATAGTGACTCGGCATGTTCTCCGTCGGTGAAACATGTGTGAGCTTGCATCTTTGCTTTAGGGGAGCCTGCCTGCTTTGTGGTGGTGCTTCGATCTTCCGGTCGAGAATAATTGTCGTCCTAGGAATCGATTCTGCTAACCGTAGTTTTCGACCACAAATCCTTATCGCTAGCTGTAACAGGTTCATGAAGTACGATAACGGTATTAGGATGCTCCTTTTTCAGTGCAAGACAAATGTCTGCATCTCATTTTTGGGGTAGCTGAATTTAGATTTTATTTGTCAAAATCAACTCAGTTTTCACTGGACACAGTATATGTAGGATGCGAATTGCTACTCCGGGTAGACTTAGGCATGCACACAGATAATTGCCGTTTGAATTTGCATGTATATCAGCGAATATTTATTGGGAGCTACTGTAATTTCATATGCCAACATTATTGCCCTTGCACATTCATTCATGTATCAGCCTCAATCTTCAGTAGTATATGCTGCTGGTGTGCTGCTTCTCTAACTTTTACATAACTTTGAAACACGAATTAAAGGTAACGGGATAGCTAGTGTAAATAGTCGGGTAGTACACCATGAAATAACATGCTACCTCTATAAAGAGTCGAGGGAGAATCTCCTGCCCGATCTTTTCAAAGAAAGTAAGAGCCCTTTCCATGAGCAAGTGCCACCTTGTCGACCACTCTTGTTTAACCTAGAAGGTCGTGCAGACCCCAGTGATCTCCAATTTAAGCCCTGGCACACATTGTGCGGCATCCGGCCCCTACATGCATCAAGTCTTCAAAAGGCTGAAAGCAAGACAGGAAAAATAAAAGGGGCATATGTAGCTAGAGAGTAACAGTTAAGATGGTTCTTCAATCAAAGTAGAAAAATAAACCATGGAAGAAAGCCGTTTTACCACCTCCGGTGAAATTAGAAGCCGCCTCACATTAAAACTCTGTAAACTTTGACTAACAGTGCGTAATGCACGTTAATTTTCAAAGCACTAGTATGTTCTAGAAGGTATGAACAGCATTCAAGCAAGATTGTCTTCTCCAAATTAATTGCGTGATGAAACCACTGCCCCTCTCTGGTGCAGTCCTGTAGAAAGGACCCTGATTGGGCGTTGGTACACGAGTGAGCTCATGACAGAGTAGTACTCCATCCTGTTCATCAGCACATCATCTGCAGTCTGCAGTCACGTAGCTATAGCTCCCAAAGAAAAACAAAGTTACATCCATGGCCGGCCGGTCTGGCTCGGAAAGCAGCAGCCCCCAGCCCCCCACCGGCGTTGCGTGCCTTTGCTACCTCTATATATTACTCCTAGGTCTCTCTCGAGACACGCACCCCTGCTTACTTAACACCCCAACTGGGTGCCTTGCCCTGTGGTCCTCCCCTCCTCGATCAACAACTTCTCCGGCCTCCTGGTCCTcgcacaccacaccacaccacacccaCCCCCCGTCTCCTCTCCAcagcttctctctctctctaacgcttgacaaggagagagaaaggcGTCTTGTAGCTGATCcgcccgggagccgggagcgcaGGCAAAAGCATGGAGCAATACGACGAGCTCTTTCCTTCCGCCTACGTGGACTCCTCCTCCCCCATCATGGTGCCCAACGGTTCGTGTTCTTCGTACATCTCAATTTCTTAGCTAGTCTGTAGCCAGTTCTCTGCGAACGCAACTGTAGCTGTCAAGGGCATGCATGGAAATTGATGTGCTCTGTGCGTGCATATGTGTGtgcaggcggcgcggcgctgggGGAGCGGCCGAGAGCGCGgcgcaggaggcggcgggcggcgaggtgcggcggcgacggcggcgagctggaCGGCGGAGGGGACCCCAAGAAGCGGCGGCTGAGCGACGAGCAGGTGGAGGCGCTGGAGCTGAGCTTCCGGGAGGAGCGGAAGCTGGAGACCGGCCGGAAGGTGCACCTGGCCGCCGAGCTCGGGCTCGACCCCAAGCAGGTCGCCGTCTGGTTCCAGAACCGCCGCGCCCGCCACAAGAGCAAGCTGCTCGAGGAGGAGTTCGGCAAGCTCAAGCAGGCACACGACGCCGCCATCCTCCACAAATGCCACCTTGAGAACGAGGTACCTGCCTGCTGCCCGGAACATCAGCCACACATGCATGTCCTGCTCCTAGCTAAATCTTGGTCCGAACAACACCTGCTAGCTCTTCTGTTCATGCCCATGGATTGACGGTGTTGGAGTGTGTATTAAGCATTCGTGggttcatgcatgcatggcaggTGATGAGGCTGAAGGAGAGGCTGGAGATCacggaggaggagctggcgcgGCTCAGATCCGCCGCGGGGAGCCACGCCGTCTccggtgacggcggcgacgccatGGGCCGCGTCGTCTGCAGCGGGAGCCCGAGCTCGTCGTTCTCCACGGGCACATGCCAGCAGCCGGGCGTCCGCGATCACCTCGGGGACGACGACCTGCTCTATGTCCCTGACTATGCCTGCTACCCTGACAACAGTGTGGTCGAGTGGTTTAGCCTGTATGGACTGATGTAAGCGAAGCTATCAGTGATATGGTATGCCGCCAGATTAATTCTAGCTAGTCATCATAGTGTCATTGCCGTGTGCTGATTTCTAAGTGTGCGTGTTATTATGTACATAAACCAAGTTCTTAGTGGCAAAATATAGCCAGCTAGGTACTGCTAGTACTTGAATTTCAGATGATGTTGTGTTTACCCACATTGGTGTCTTTTGCTTGAGTAGCATCTAGCGCTAGTCTTTTCCATATGGGCTGATGAGCAAGTACTGTGCATGTGCTACCTGACAATCATCACATCCTTGCTGCGTGGGGAGATACATTTGAAAAGAGACCATCAAAATATACAATTTTGAAGTCCAGGTTGAACGGAATCCACATAGGCCTGAAAGGATGTAAATTGTAAAAGATAATAAAACATCACAGATTAAAGTGATTAAATCACCATATTCAGGTCACTGATCTACACTTCTGCGGCTTTTGTTTCCCCTGTACTTCTCAAGATTAGCCACTAGAGTAATTTCACTCTATCTTTAGAATGTATTTTCAATTCAATCATATGCTCCCCTTCTCTTCATGAAATATGTGCAAGCGTCCATCCTTAAAAAATGTTTTTGTTATATACTCTGtctattttaattattttaaattgtaagtcgtttggatttttttaatatatagtTTTGTTATGTATTGCatatctaggtgtataataaaagctatgtatttagaaaagctaaaacgacctacgatttaggacggaaggagtatatATCTCAGCTCCCGTTAGCTTTATAATAACTAAAATATAATGCTTCATCTCTCTTCCTGGTGTGTTTGTTAAGGTAGGGGCTTCTCGGCACCATCTTCCTCCTTTCAAGTCATGTCCTTCCTTATGACTAAATAATTAagcaagaaacaagatgtgGATAAAACAAGTTTCATCGTTACGCACTTTCACTGGCTCCTGCTGCTTCGTAGTAGATCTTCTGATCAAAGCACAATTTGTGACAGCTTTTGGAAAATAGATTACCTCATCCACTTCCGTCGCTCGTTGAAGAATAAAGCACAATTGTGACAGCGCTTGGAAAATAGATTACCTCATCCACTTCAGTCACTAGTTGAAGAATAAGGCTCTACGGAACGCTTGAAATACGTATTAGCACAAATTGCACCAAAAGTGTCAATGCGAATAATGGGAGTAATTTCAACTTTTTTAAGCAAAGTGGTAGAGTAGGTTTCATTTACCTTTGGAGCTTTCCTCAATTGTATTATGGCAAATTACAATTAGCAGAGGCCATACTATTGAATTCAAAAAAACAAAGCCCAATCAGGTAAGTACTCATCTATgtgaaaaataaagaaacagcACTATTGAATACACTTTGTTCATTTTGAGGACTTGAAATATCCACAACAATATCAGATAAAGCCTTTGACAAAATTCTCATGGATACACAGTTACGAGAGAAAAACATACTTACATCACTTACTTTCCCACCATGCCACGCATGAATTAGTGAGAGTAACTTCATTGTAGTaattaaattaaaattttatttttccaaaaaataatGTTAGGCATTCTTAATTGCACATGTACAACGATGTGCAGCTGTAATTTTCTTGTTTTAGGAAAAGGCAATGAGGAGACTTGAAGAGAGCTTCCAAGTGCATAAATATATGCTGTTATTATGAAAAGTATGCGCACCAAAGTTTGGTTCAAACAACATATAAAACATCAACGGAAAAGTTTGGTTCAAACAACATATAAAATATATGCTGTAATTGCGTGATAGAAGGAAATATACTCTATATAAAGTGGAATCGACGGGATGTTTTGAGGTTGGTTGGCGGATAGTGTGGGATCCATGTGTGACATGTGGCATCCATTAAGTGTGGTTCCTTTATTTTTCACCCATTGAGAGAATCGATTTTCTACTTGGAAGCAGGTCATCCCATCATGTGTTTTCCAACCTCATTGTGATCTGttctctccgttccaaaaaTTCTAGAACAAATTAATAATGATATGAAACGACATCTATTTATTAGTCATATTTGACAAATTGACTGGTGCATGCACATAACAAATGGGTAACaatgaaaagaaaattgcaGGACATTTTTTTTGCGGGCGGAGTGAGTATGACATGAATGGGCATGTTAACTGTAATGTCACTATAGTAGCCTTGTAGTGGTCGCACACCtactgcccccccccccccccccaagtaGCAGTCCGAATGGGAATTCAAAATTAGAACTAACTATTCATGAAGTTTTATATGAAATACCTAGATTTTGGCGGAAACCAAGGAAAAAATCAGGGTAAAATTGTGGTGCATTCCGAGCGAGCATTAGCTTACGATAACTGAACAAATCTCAATACAGAGTTACAGGCGCAATGCATAGATCCAGCAAATAAATCCACCAAACGCATCGTCAACGAAAGCAACTAATGAAAGGCGCGGAAAAGATACGCCGGATAACGTGTACCGGCTAACCACGAACTGCCACGACGCCACCTTTCCACAAGGTGATATGTCATCATCCACCGTATACCGGATCGGCCGACCGATCGACCAAGTGCGAAAACACCATGCACGTCACCACCGAGATCGAGCGGGCGAGCGCAAATAAAGCTCAAGAAAGATCACGGTCAGTCCGTCGTCCGTCACGTCGCTCCATGTATCCCTGTCGTCGCGTTGGGTGGGTGCTCCGATCCGGCGTTTCTTCGTTCAGCTGTTCCTGGGCGAAAGCTGTCCCATACACAACTCACCGTCACACGATTCAATCCGGACAGAGACGCCCGGGCGCTCTGGGTGGCTTCGGCGAAACTTGGGTAGAGTCGTGGAGATCGAAGAcgtctgtctttttttttctttcccgaTACGAGGCGCACCCCATTTCCATTCACCGAACGGAAATTCCACAAGTCTGATACAAAGAAGAGATTTTTTTAGGAGTGATCTAGTCTACCTAAACTGATTCAGGAAGATAAACTAGTAAAAGGTTTCGACCTCCAGGATTCCCGGAGGAGAGACCACCAAACAACGTTACACTGACTTTCTCACACCCATTTTCAACGATCCTAACAGCAAAAGAACAACCAGAAAATTATTCCCTCGAACCCAGATTTCGACAGGAATCGTAGATGGTCTAGCTGGCGCTTTATTAAGCCTCTGTCTCTTcattcctcgtcgtcgtcgtccctctGCTCCCATGGTTCAGCCAGCAGCAGTCTTGCTTGCGGGGGAGCCTGTTGCACCATTACCTTGTGGGCACATGGCAGCAAAGTCTTGACGACGTCTATCTGCAGCGGCGATGGTGCCGTGCAACTCGTCGCACTCTCGGCGTAGTCCCCGCCGGACGACGAGGCGCCGGGCCAAGAGGCGCCATTTAAGGTTAAGCGCCGGGTCGTCGAGCGATCGACACACAGGCCTGGACATGCCTGATATGGGAAAGCAAACGAGCGGACGCACCGAAGCAACGTCCGCGTCCACCGGGGGAGAGCCCGCCCAATTTCTCCAAGCGGATAAGGCCGCGATCGGTGACGGGCGGACGGACGCGACGCGACGGGCGCGACACAAAGCGGCCGGCCGGACGGTTGGCCAGGCGACTAGGCGAGGCCTGCGCCCTGCAGGAGCAGCGCAGCGGCGACGCAGGGGTAGGCAGGGCGAGCGAAAAGCCTGCGCCGGCGCGCGGCTTTGCGCTGCGCATGCACGGACCGCACCCGGATGCCTGCGCCCTGCTGCAGCGACGTCCTAGGCGCCTACACGGCTATGCCATCGGTCGGGGCGCCCACCGGCGGCCGGGCTAGCTCCGCTAGGGAGCCGGGGAGCCAAGTGTCGATCCGCGACTCCCCCGGTGCGCCCGACCTCCGGCGGCGCAGCCTATCAGTTGGTTCGTTCTACGACGGCGCCCCGGCCGGCAGCGGGCCTCGCGCGCGAGTGCGGGCCGCATGTGGAGAGCTACGGGAAAAGCCGGCTCGGCGTCGGAAATATCAGGGGACCTAGCGCGGTGGTAGGTGCCTGAGGCCCTCGCCCCTCGCCGGTGCTACCTCCGTGGGGCAGCTGCCTGCGTGCAGGCCCCGGCGGCCGAGAGCCACATGCATGGGCACGGCTGCTCCGTCCGTTCGGCTACGTGACGTTCTCTATTGGTTCAGCTGAGGCGTTCAGGTGCTCAAGTGCCCAAGTGGGCACCGGACCGGACCTCTCTCCTCGCGCTCCCGGTCCCGGGGCGGATAGCCTTATCCAAACAGTACTTGCGCGGTGTCGACGGCCCGCCGGCTGCGCGCCCCACCACGGGGGACCTCTGCCGCCGATCAGCCGATGCAACAGGAGATGCCCCCCATGACTTGTCAAGCAAGCGCCCATGCACGGCCGGCGCTGCCCCGAGCGCCGATCGAGCTGAGGCGTCGCAGGTAGAGTAGAGAGGGCCAGCAGCAGAGGCTGAGCGCGGCGACTGGCCCTCCAATCGACAGCGAACAGGCGCTCCGACAGAACACACATGGCGCCCCAGCCCTGGGACGTTCCTACGCCTACTCCTATTCCTCTTTATTTGGGGCGCTGCCTCAACTGTGGATCTCTGTCCCAGGTCTCCGACGAGGCAGTCTGTCCGGGGCGTACGTCCGGTCAGGACCATATCCTGCGCAAACGCTGCAACGGGCCACCGGCGTCGAGCCGTCGAGCGAGCGAGGGACACCGGCGGACACTGGCGACGTGTCGCTGTCACGAGCGCCGCTCGCTTGACACACGCGATCGGCTCGGCCGTCGAGGACCAGCCTGGTGCGAAGAGAAGTAGGGAATCGATGGCGTGACGCGACGGGCAACAAGGAGGCGGCGATCATTGGACGACGCCGGGCACGAGACAAGGACGAGGAAGCTGCTGATATCCACACCGTAAACCATCTCCGCCGCTTCTCGGAGCTCGTGCGGCGCAGAGATATTTAAATCGATCGCCCCGCCCGCTGCCCGGACGCCCAAAAGGGAAGGGAATGTATCGTGCTGCGTCAGGCTAGGGCGTCATTTCATCGGCGAGATGAGAGCTAGGTAGGCAGGCTCAGAGTCAGAGCGGAGCAGGACGACCCGTCACTCACGCCCGCCTGCATGCGTGCACATGGCGCGCGCAGGCAGCTACGGTGCCGGCGGCATATTCGTCCCGTCCAGGGAAATCTGGGGGTGTTGGTTGCGGGCAGCCGCCGGTCTTGTTGCACAAGGCGGACGGCTAGTGCGACCTGCCTGCGGGGAGCAGGGTGTAGGCTGTGCTAGTATTTGACGCCACCAAGGCACCAATAATCCGTTCAGATGCCAACATGTGGCATGCAGCGCCACCACTGGACGAATGTTACGCGCAGGCGCAGGTGCTAGTACCTGATGATGCTGATGGAGTTCGAAGGTTTGATGGATCGGCGTGTGCCCTGGTTTAGGAAGCTTATGCACTGACATTTTACATCCAAAAAGATTGCTTTGGGTGGCAGTTTCTTGTCCAATAAAACAAGTAGCACTCTACGTAAGTTGACTATTCGTCACCTGCCAAGATCCACCCCCGCGCGGTTTGGTGCCgaaaaaagaatttttttatttttattttttttctttaacaaatttgcagaaataaatagccgAGAAAAAATTAGCAGAACTAGACCTATaccttaaaaaaatataaaaaggaGTTACCGCCAGTTCTAACGACGATTGGGTGATGTGGCAGCGGAGGGGTACTTACCACCGTTTGAAACAGCGGTAGCCGGTTGAAAtagctaccgccgtttcaaacggGCGGCAAGTGGCAGGAGTTGAAGCCAACTACCGTTCAACCGGCTATAGGTTcgagtatttttttattattttatttttgtgtaattttttctgaggaaaaaaaatataaagttacATTGGAAGCACTAGATATTTGAATGTCACTATTGGTTGCAATATGAAACTTCCTAGAGAGATAGAGCGCTTCGAGGAAATAACTGAAATTGAATTAACTCCCGACCATTAAATACACAGTTGCTTCCAGCAAAATTACAACATATAAAAATGAAATAATAATCTCTAATGCCTTTTGCTTGGCTCGGTAAGCCTGTTAGTAGCTAATTTTGTAGTTAAACTTCTCCTCAATGGTATAAATAATCGACTTGGGCTCAAGCCAGGATTCTCGACTagctgaggatacatgtattgagcaacaaaatcagcatgCATTCATGCTCCACTactctagtcacctcccagtatTCCTTCCACTTGCCCTTGTATGCGTGCACTCTAAATGGGCAATTGCTTTTGACACAACACACATCATATAATATCGGGTTGCTCTTTACCACCCTGAACTGCCGTTGCAAAGATAAAATCGACCATCGTTTTACAGCTGCCTTCATCTCATCCCCACTATGGTACATAGCACCGATACAAATCTCATTCTCCATGTACTCCCAAGGGACATTTTCCCCTTCATTGACTGCTAGGTTCGAATGGTCATAGTTTGACCAGTTCTGCGGAACAGGATTAGCATCATTCTCATCCGACGAGTTATCATCCATGGCACAAAGgtgctcttctccttccctctctacctgctcaactaacccAGGGATGTATTCCCCCACATTAGTCTCGCCATTTGGCTCACGGGGTGCCTCTTAATCCTTTGCATCTCCTCCTTCCTCTACCCCATGGTAATCTCCGGACCTTCCTCACCTCTAACTTCCCCACCACCGACTTCTTCTTGCAACTGACTGCTAGACCCAATCTTTTGAAACACTTCAACAAATAATATCAGCGGTAAACCGCGCTCAGTAGCAGTATTTATGTAGGCCCTTCAATTCTAGATTCCTTCAAGCGGCATCAACTCCTAAAATATTATGTCAATTCAAAATCTTACTACAGCCCTAACAGATAGctcaacttgatctctatcaagattGAAAGCCTTAAATAGCCAGTTGCATATTGATGCCCAAGTCCTCCCTCTTGCTCTTGGTACTTGTTTGCAGAACGAAAATTTAGAtcagccatccgtcggatccggttagatcttcctcacccgtccgatcttttccccggtggatccgcgagatcttttccagatcccactgttggcgctagaaatcggtccagcggccgacacacgacccgggagaatctgcttagctcctgttcgggtgaatgccctggtgcggttcgcgcgg from Setaria italica strain Yugu1 chromosome II, Setaria_italica_v2.0, whole genome shotgun sequence encodes the following:
- the LOC101764951 gene encoding homeobox-leucine zipper protein HOX14 — its product is MEQYDELFPSAYVDSSSPIMVPNGGAALGERPRARRRRRRAARCGGDGGELDGGGDPKKRRLSDEQVEALELSFREERKLETGRKVHLAAELGLDPKQVAVWFQNRRARHKSKLLEEEFGKLKQAHDAAILHKCHLENEVMRLKERLEITEEELARLRSAAGSHAVSGDGGDAMGRVVCSGSPSSSFSTGTCQQPGVRDHLGDDDLLYVPDYACYPDNSVVEWFSLYGLM